From a region of the Candidatus Polarisedimenticolia bacterium genome:
- the selA gene encoding L-seryl-tRNA(Sec) selenium transferase translates to MKTSERSSHLLRQLPKIDLLLRLPAVGALADEHGRERVTAVLREMVEELRAEIGAGKAPEDRIGRWTGEVGEALRRRLESDLESLLIPVINATGVLIHTNLGRSPLSAEAVRRIHSVTAGYSTLEYDLARGERGSRSVHAQRLLGRLFPGASSAVVNNNAAAVLLALNTLAEGKEVIVSRGELVEIGGSFRIPDVMRKSQAVLREVGTTNRTRIADYEEAVGAATGLLLKVHTSNYRIVGFTARPTLAELAELGRRRGLPVMVDQGSGCLSDLASFGIEDEPSVARLLADGADLVTFSGDKLLGGPQAGILVGRRDLLERIARNPLSRALRPDKITLAALEATLASHLRGRASRDLPLLRMLEESEDSVGRRAQRCADAIEQRSGGAIRAEVVPGASVMGGGAAPGTKIPTRLLALSAESRSSDALEQGLRRGRPAVIGRIESDRLVLDLRTVPEDREAELVEAVAALGSETER, encoded by the coding sequence TTGAAGACGTCGGAGCGTTCCAGCCATCTTCTTAGGCAGCTTCCCAAGATCGACCTCCTCCTCCGACTCCCGGCCGTCGGGGCGCTCGCCGACGAGCACGGCAGGGAGCGGGTCACGGCCGTCCTCCGGGAGATGGTGGAGGAGCTGCGGGCCGAAATCGGCGCGGGGAAGGCCCCGGAGGATCGAATCGGCCGATGGACCGGGGAAGTGGGCGAGGCTCTCCGCCGGCGGCTCGAGTCGGACCTGGAGTCGCTTCTCATTCCCGTCATCAACGCAACCGGGGTTCTCATCCACACGAACCTAGGGCGGTCCCCGCTCTCCGCGGAGGCGGTGCGCCGGATCCATTCCGTGACGGCCGGCTACAGCACGCTGGAGTACGATCTCGCCCGCGGCGAGAGGGGTTCCCGCTCGGTGCACGCGCAGCGGCTGCTCGGACGTCTGTTCCCCGGAGCCTCCTCGGCCGTGGTCAACAACAACGCCGCCGCGGTCCTCCTGGCGCTGAACACCCTCGCCGAGGGAAAGGAAGTGATCGTCTCCCGCGGCGAGCTGGTCGAGATCGGCGGCAGCTTCCGGATCCCGGACGTGATGCGCAAGAGCCAGGCGGTCCTCCGGGAGGTCGGGACCACGAATCGCACCCGGATCGCCGATTACGAGGAGGCGGTCGGGGCGGCGACGGGGCTTCTTCTCAAGGTGCACACGAGCAATTATCGGATCGTCGGGTTCACGGCCCGCCCCACCCTCGCCGAGCTGGCGGAGCTCGGCCGGCGGCGGGGGTTGCCGGTGATGGTGGATCAGGGGAGCGGATGCTTGAGCGATCTCGCCTCCTTCGGAATCGAAGACGAGCCCTCCGTGGCTCGCCTCCTCGCCGACGGGGCCGATCTCGTCACTTTCAGCGGCGACAAGCTCCTGGGGGGCCCGCAGGCGGGGATCCTCGTCGGGAGGCGCGACCTCCTCGAACGGATCGCCCGGAACCCCCTGAGCCGCGCGCTGCGCCCGGACAAGATCACCCTCGCCGCTCTGGAGGCGACGCTCGCCTCCCATCTCCGCGGGCGCGCCTCGCGCGACCTGCCCCTGCTCAGAATGCTGGAGGAGTCGGAGGATTCCGTGGGCCGGCGCGCCCAAAGATGCGCCGATGCTATCGAGCAAAGAAGCGGGGGCGCGATCCGTGCGGAAGTCGTCCCGGGGGCCTCGGTGATGGGCGGAGGGGCGGCGCCGGGGACGAAAATCCCCACGAGGCTCCTGGCGCTCTCAGCGGAGTCGCGCTCGTCCGACGCTCTGGAACAAGGCCTTCGTCGGGGCCGCCCCGCCGTCATCGGGCGGATCGAATCCGATCGGCTCGTCCTCGACCTGCGGACGGTGCCCGAGGACCGGGAAGCCGAGCTGGTGGAAGCAGTGGCGGCGCTGGGGAGCGAGACGGAGCGCTAG
- a CDS encoding MXAN_5187 C-terminal domain-containing protein has protein sequence MTLEGEIEALNARLRQLKSQFNLFFSGALPKPPLEVRDLLDKDVKRLGMIREMKLSQRFLYNNFVNRWNLYSELWNKKLQEREEGARTLVLARRRLGTEAPPGPALPPPQATAPAKRLVARAAIRNAVDDAGADLKAFYKSFLEARQEAGGGKAPSFEKFRQEIERQAKTIREKTSCEKVDFRLYLEDNKVSLRAKPVSESVKKSAENDPSDAEENRT, from the coding sequence ATGACTCTCGAAGGCGAGATTGAAGCTCTCAATGCCCGGCTTCGCCAGCTGAAATCGCAGTTCAACCTCTTCTTTTCCGGGGCGCTTCCCAAGCCTCCGTTGGAAGTCCGCGATCTCCTCGACAAGGACGTCAAGAGGCTGGGAATGATCCGGGAAATGAAGCTGTCCCAGCGGTTCCTCTACAACAACTTCGTGAATCGCTGGAACCTCTACTCCGAGCTCTGGAACAAGAAGCTCCAGGAGCGGGAGGAAGGAGCCCGGACGTTGGTCCTGGCGCGCCGGCGCCTCGGAACCGAAGCCCCGCCGGGACCCGCGCTGCCCCCTCCCCAGGCGACCGCCCCCGCGAAGCGGCTCGTCGCCCGGGCGGCGATTCGCAACGCGGTCGACGACGCGGGCGCCGATCTGAAGGCGTTCTACAAGTCGTTTCTCGAGGCGAGGCAGGAGGCCGGCGGAGGAAAGGCGCCCAGCTTCGAGAAGTTCCGCCAGGAGATCGAGCGGCAGGCCAAGACCATCCGCGAAAAGACCTCCTGTGAGAAGGTGGACTTTCGTCTTTACCTGGAGGACAATAAGGTATCTTTGCGCGCCAAGCCGGTAAGCGAGTCAGTAAAGAAGTCAGCGGAGAACGATCCATCCGACGCCGAGGAGAATCGCACTTGA
- a CDS encoding tetratricopeptide repeat protein encodes MILPRKLSSLAIAIVASAGLAGAQDAPETQQAPPPPAAQEAPEPQPVPPPEGSVVDEVAPDKAEPPPRTVDAQTAADVAYWEEMAAATPKDVTVRLALGNAYALSNRFSDAVRQYRLVLHDYPQYKEAWNNLGSAYRAMGRKSRAVEAYHKALKIDPRYALAYYNIGVVYDSAGHYEKAIAYYGEAVKYDPNLLDPRKNPQVVKNRKVFAILLHNYVKSSGALALPLEPAYPAPEE; translated from the coding sequence TTGATCCTTCCGCGGAAGCTCTCGTCCCTGGCGATCGCGATCGTGGCCTCCGCGGGCCTGGCGGGCGCCCAGGACGCTCCGGAGACCCAGCAGGCCCCGCCGCCCCCCGCGGCGCAGGAAGCTCCCGAACCCCAGCCGGTCCCGCCTCCCGAGGGCAGCGTCGTCGACGAGGTCGCTCCGGACAAGGCGGAGCCGCCGCCGCGCACCGTCGACGCGCAGACGGCCGCCGACGTCGCCTACTGGGAGGAGATGGCGGCGGCCACCCCGAAGGACGTCACCGTCCGTCTCGCCCTGGGGAACGCCTACGCTCTGAGCAACCGCTTTTCCGACGCGGTTCGCCAGTATCGACTGGTGCTTCACGACTACCCCCAGTACAAGGAAGCCTGGAACAACCTCGGCTCCGCCTACCGGGCGATGGGCAGGAAGAGCCGCGCCGTGGAGGCCTATCACAAGGCGCTGAAGATCGACCCGCGCTATGCGCTCGCCTACTACAACATCGGCGTGGTCTACGACAGCGCCGGTCATTACGAGAAGGCGATCGCCTATTACGGCGAAGCGGTGAAATACGATCCCAACCTGCTCGATCCCAGGAAGAACCCCCAGGTGGTCAAGAACCGCAAAGTGTTCGCCATCCTGCTGCACAATTACGTGAAGTCGTCGGGCGCCCTGGCCTTGCCGCTCGAGCCGGCCTATCCCGCGCCGGAGGAATAG
- the purH gene encoding bifunctional phosphoribosylaminoimidazolecarboxamide formyltransferase/IMP cyclohydrolase — protein sequence MPSRHRRLALLSVHDKAGIIDLARTLAASGFTILSTGGTARTLSEAQIAVTEVSDHTGFPEMLDGRVKTLHPRIHGGLLARRDRPDHLAALHESGIEPIELVVINLYPFEATALRPGAKREEIIEMIDIGGPAMIRSAAKNHRDVAVVVDPADYARVGAALTQLGALPDDLRTELAVKAFERTAAYDAAIHRYLSGAGTETTGDFPSALELSFEKIGALRYGENPHQAAAFYRETGAPAGSLARAEQIHGKELSFNNLLDLDSGWRLVGEFSGTAAVVIKHNNPCGAALGESVAEAFAQARDADPLSAFGGVVALNRPLDAAAAREIGTLFLEAIIAPSFEDAALEILRRKTNLRLLRAGAGSVALSGSDFKRISGGLLLQSWDRATKPPAAGQVVTKRAPEPKEMEDLDFAWRVAKHVRSNAIVYAAGGRTLGIGAGQMSRVDSARFGALKALSPLAGSVLASDAFFPFRDGIDAAAGAGVAAVVQPGGSIRDAEVIAAADEHGMSMVFTGERHFRH from the coding sequence GTGCCAAGTCGGCATCGAAGGCTGGCGCTGCTGAGCGTCCACGATAAGGCCGGAATCATCGATCTGGCCCGCACCCTGGCCGCCTCCGGCTTCACGATCCTCTCCACCGGCGGCACCGCGCGGACGCTCTCCGAAGCGCAGATCGCGGTCACCGAGGTGTCGGATCACACCGGCTTCCCGGAGATGCTCGACGGCCGGGTGAAGACCCTGCATCCGCGCATCCATGGAGGGCTTCTGGCGCGCCGCGATCGGCCGGATCACCTCGCCGCCCTCCACGAGTCGGGGATCGAGCCGATCGAGCTGGTCGTCATCAACCTCTATCCGTTCGAGGCGACGGCGCTCCGCCCCGGCGCCAAGCGCGAGGAAATCATCGAGATGATCGACATCGGCGGCCCGGCGATGATCCGTTCCGCCGCCAAGAACCACCGCGACGTGGCGGTGGTCGTGGATCCCGCCGACTATGCGCGCGTCGGCGCCGCCTTGACGCAGCTCGGAGCGCTTCCGGACGACCTCCGGACGGAGCTGGCGGTGAAGGCGTTCGAACGGACCGCCGCTTACGACGCCGCCATCCACCGCTATCTCTCGGGGGCCGGGACGGAGACGACCGGCGACTTCCCGTCCGCCCTCGAGCTTTCCTTCGAGAAGATCGGCGCTCTGCGGTACGGCGAGAATCCCCATCAAGCGGCGGCGTTCTATCGCGAGACGGGAGCCCCGGCGGGGAGCCTGGCCCGCGCCGAGCAGATTCACGGCAAGGAGCTTTCATTCAACAATCTGCTCGACCTCGATTCGGGATGGCGGCTGGTCGGGGAGTTCTCCGGCACGGCGGCGGTGGTGATCAAGCACAACAACCCTTGCGGGGCGGCCCTCGGGGAGAGCGTGGCCGAAGCCTTCGCGCAGGCCCGCGACGCCGACCCCCTTTCCGCTTTCGGCGGGGTGGTGGCCTTGAACCGGCCGCTCGACGCCGCCGCGGCGCGGGAAATCGGCACGCTCTTCTTGGAGGCGATCATCGCGCCCTCGTTCGAGGACGCGGCGCTGGAGATCCTCAGGAGGAAGACGAACCTGAGACTGCTGCGCGCCGGGGCCGGCTCCGTCGCGCTGTCGGGCAGCGATTTCAAGCGGATCAGCGGCGGACTGCTCCTCCAGTCCTGGGATCGCGCCACGAAGCCCCCGGCCGCCGGCCAGGTCGTCACGAAGCGGGCGCCGGAGCCGAAGGAGATGGAGGATCTCGACTTCGCGTGGCGCGTCGCGAAGCACGTCCGGTCCAACGCCATCGTCTACGCGGCCGGCGGGCGGACGCTCGGAATTGGCGCGGGCCAGATGAGCCGCGTCGACTCGGCGCGCTTCGGCGCGCTGAAGGCATTGTCGCCTCTCGCGGGATCGGTCCTGGCGTCCGACGCCTTCTTTCCCTTCCGGGACGGGATCGACGCCGCCGCCGGGGCGGGCGTGGCGGCGGTGGTCCAGCCGGGGGGATCGATCCGCGATGCGGAAGTCATCGCCGCAGCCGACGAGCACGGCATGAGCATGGTGTTCACCGGCGAGCGCCATTTCCGACACTGA
- a CDS encoding Glu/Leu/Phe/Val dehydrogenase: protein MTKTAGEDLNLWHTVCRLFDKAAATLGVPQGLLEQIRVCNAVYYVQFPVRIEGRYEIFQGWRAEHSQHRKPTKGGIRYSKHVTQDEIMALAALMTYKCALVDVPFGGSKGGVDVDPRDYTAEQLEKITRRYTMELVRKNFIGPGINVPAPDLGTGEREMAWIADTYDALTPGQIDSLACVTGKPVSQGGIRGRREATGRGVQYGIREAFRYPEDLRACGLEGSLEGKRVAVQGFGNVGFHAAKFLSEEDGCRIVAVGDVDGGVLDPEGLNIAALADYRAKTGSLQGFPGSKPLNGSTEVLEVDCDLLVPAALENQVTLENADRIRAKLVAEAANGPTTPGADEKLRRRGVMIIPDLYLNAGGVTVSYFEWTKNLSHIRYGRMEKRLDEIYKGKMVTALEQVAAGRIPDKLRRELIQAPDEVDLVNSGLEGTMQNAYREIRERLLEDRRLDDLRTAAYAVAIRKVARAYEELGVFP from the coding sequence ATGACCAAGACGGCGGGAGAGGACCTCAACCTCTGGCACACCGTCTGCCGTCTGTTCGACAAGGCGGCGGCCACCCTCGGGGTCCCTCAAGGGCTTCTCGAGCAGATCCGGGTCTGCAACGCCGTCTACTACGTGCAGTTCCCCGTCCGGATCGAGGGGCGCTACGAGATTTTCCAGGGATGGCGAGCGGAGCATTCCCAGCACCGGAAGCCGACGAAGGGGGGCATCCGCTACAGCAAGCACGTCACCCAGGACGAGATCATGGCCCTGGCGGCGCTGATGACCTACAAGTGCGCCCTGGTCGACGTCCCGTTCGGCGGCTCCAAAGGCGGGGTCGACGTCGATCCGCGGGACTACACGGCGGAGCAGCTGGAGAAGATCACGCGGCGCTACACGATGGAGCTGGTGCGGAAGAACTTCATCGGCCCCGGGATCAACGTCCCCGCCCCCGATCTGGGGACGGGAGAAAGGGAGATGGCCTGGATCGCCGACACGTACGACGCCCTCACCCCGGGGCAAATCGACTCCCTCGCCTGCGTGACGGGAAAGCCGGTCTCTCAGGGGGGGATCCGGGGAAGGCGCGAAGCCACGGGGCGGGGCGTCCAGTACGGCATCCGCGAAGCCTTCCGTTATCCCGAAGACCTGCGGGCGTGCGGCCTCGAAGGATCCCTCGAAGGCAAGCGGGTCGCCGTCCAGGGGTTCGGGAACGTCGGGTTCCACGCCGCCAAGTTCCTCTCCGAGGAGGATGGATGCCGGATCGTCGCCGTCGGGGACGTGGACGGCGGCGTGCTCGATCCCGAGGGGCTGAACATCGCCGCGCTGGCGGACTACCGGGCCAAGACGGGGTCCCTCCAAGGCTTCCCGGGATCGAAGCCGCTGAACGGATCCACCGAGGTGCTGGAGGTGGACTGCGATTTGCTGGTCCCCGCGGCGCTGGAGAACCAGGTCACCCTGGAGAACGCCGACCGGATCCGGGCGAAGCTCGTGGCCGAGGCGGCGAACGGCCCCACGACCCCCGGGGCGGACGAGAAGCTGCGGCGGCGCGGCGTGATGATCATCCCCGACCTCTACCTGAACGCCGGCGGGGTGACAGTCTCCTATTTCGAATGGACGAAGAACCTGTCACACATCCGGTACGGCCGGATGGAGAAGAGGCTCGACGAGATTTACAAGGGGAAGATGGTCACGGCCCTGGAGCAGGTCGCCGCCGGGCGGATCCCGGACAAGCTCCGGCGGGAGCTGATTCAAGCTCCGGACGAGGTCGACCTGGTCAATTCCGGGTTGGAAGGGACGATGCAGAACGCCTACCGGGAGATTCGCGAGCGGCTGCTCGAGGACCGGCGACTGGACGACCTGCGCACCGCCGCGTACGCGGTCGCGATCCGCAAAGTGGCGCGAGCCTACGAAGAGCTGGGGGTCTTCCCGTGA
- a CDS encoding alcohol dehydrogenase catalytic domain-containing protein, producing MRVAVYYSNRDVRLEERSRPVPGPGEILMKVEASGICGSDVMEWYRIRKAPCVLGHEVAGVVAETGPGVSRFRAGDRIVATHHVPCGTCRYCLTGRESVCETLRATHFDPGGFSELIRLPAIHVERGTLPLPDSVTSEEASFVEPLACVVRAHGVARVAPGQSVLVIGSGISGILHIQHAKALGAGPIFAADPSPYRREAARRLGADAVFGAGEDLPEKLRAANGGRLAEQVLVCTGALPAIAQALRCVDRGGTILLFAPASPGETFPMPLLDLWSDGIALVHSYAGPPAEMRVALDLIASKRLDVGAMVTHRLPLSRAQEGFDLVARAADSLKVILDPRL from the coding sequence GTGCGCGTCGCGGTTTATTACAGCAACCGGGACGTGCGCCTCGAGGAGCGCTCCCGGCCCGTTCCCGGTCCGGGCGAGATCCTGATGAAGGTCGAGGCGAGCGGGATCTGTGGCTCGGACGTGATGGAATGGTACCGGATCCGCAAGGCCCCCTGCGTCCTCGGTCACGAAGTGGCGGGAGTCGTCGCGGAAACGGGGCCGGGCGTCTCCCGGTTCCGGGCCGGGGACCGCATCGTCGCCACGCACCACGTTCCCTGCGGGACCTGCCGCTACTGCCTCACGGGCCGGGAAAGCGTCTGCGAGACCCTGCGCGCCACCCATTTCGATCCGGGCGGCTTTTCCGAGCTCATCCGCCTGCCGGCGATCCACGTGGAGCGCGGGACGCTGCCGCTCCCCGATTCGGTCACTTCGGAGGAAGCCTCCTTCGTCGAGCCGCTGGCCTGCGTGGTTCGCGCCCACGGCGTCGCCCGGGTCGCGCCGGGCCAAAGCGTCCTCGTGATCGGCAGCGGCATCTCGGGAATCCTGCACATCCAGCATGCGAAGGCGCTCGGCGCCGGACCGATCTTCGCGGCCGATCCGAGCCCCTACCGCCGGGAAGCGGCGCGCCGCCTGGGGGCTGACGCCGTCTTCGGCGCCGGCGAGGATCTGCCGGAGAAGCTCCGCGCCGCGAACGGCGGCCGACTGGCGGAGCAGGTCCTGGTTTGCACCGGCGCGCTTCCCGCGATCGCGCAGGCGCTCCGGTGCGTGGACCGCGGCGGCACGATTCTGCTCTTCGCGCCGGCCTCTCCGGGCGAGACGTTTCCGATGCCGCTGCTCGATCTCTGGAGCGACGGGATCGCCCTGGTGCATTCTTACGCTGGGCCGCCGGCCGAGATGCGGGTGGCGCTTGATCTCATCGCCTCGAAGCGCCTGGACGTCGGGGCGATGGTGACTCACCGCCTGCCGCTGTCGCGCGCTCAGGAGGGTTTCGATCTCGTCGCGCGGGCCGCCGATTCCCTGAAGGTCATCCTCGACCCGCGTCTCTGA
- the lsrF gene encoding 3-hydroxy-5-phosphonooxypentane-2,4-dione thiolase: MSHAGSDGKESQTMDWGLANRMSRILQPATGRTVMLAVDHGYFLGPTSGLEEPRKTLEPLLPHADSLMLTRGVLRTSVPPQASVPIVLRVSGGTSVLKELSNEGLTVAMEDAIRLNASAVTLSIFVGAEGERESLLNLARLVDEGERHGIPVLAVTAVGKEMTRDARYLGLACRIGAELGAHMVKTYYCEGFEEVVRSTPVPLVIAGGKKIPERDAVALAFNAIRAGAKGVDMGRNIFQSDCPVGMIRAVRAVVHENASVEEATGIYRQAKER, encoded by the coding sequence TTGAGCCATGCCGGCTCGGATGGAAAGGAGTCGCAAACCATGGATTGGGGACTGGCTAACCGCATGAGCCGGATTCTGCAGCCGGCCACCGGACGCACCGTCATGCTGGCCGTGGATCACGGCTACTTTCTGGGCCCGACTTCGGGGCTCGAGGAGCCGCGCAAGACCCTGGAGCCTCTGCTGCCTCACGCCGATTCGCTGATGCTGACGCGCGGTGTCCTGCGGACCAGCGTCCCCCCGCAGGCCAGCGTCCCGATCGTGCTCCGCGTCTCGGGCGGGACGAGCGTCCTGAAGGAGCTCTCGAACGAAGGCCTCACCGTGGCGATGGAGGACGCGATCCGCCTGAACGCCAGCGCCGTGACCCTGTCGATCTTCGTCGGTGCGGAGGGGGAGCGCGAATCGCTGCTGAACCTGGCGCGCCTCGTCGACGAGGGGGAGAGGCACGGGATCCCGGTGCTCGCGGTGACGGCCGTGGGGAAGGAGATGACCCGCGACGCGCGCTACCTGGGGCTCGCCTGCCGGATCGGCGCGGAGCTGGGGGCCCACATGGTCAAGACCTATTACTGCGAAGGGTTCGAGGAGGTCGTCCGCAGCACGCCGGTGCCGCTCGTCATCGCCGGCGGCAAGAAAATCCCGGAGCGCGACGCCGTGGCGCTCGCCTTCAACGCGATCCGCGCCGGGGCGAAGGGAGTCGACATGGGACGGAACATCTTCCAGTCCGACTGCCCCGTGGGGATGATCCGGGCGGTCCGCGCCGTCGTCCATGAGAACGCCTCCGTGGAGGAGGCGACCGGGATCTACCGCCAGGCGAAGGAGCGCTGA
- a CDS encoding DUF885 domain-containing protein encodes MLEGDLIPAWALISLLGLLPGTALAREIEEKDSPKRLRSLAHDYFLWRNEQNPVATSDQGLHRWDDRLTDFSGAAVAARRAKVEQLLSEIRAMPAQTWSRDDRVDFLLLRSDLERASFFGRVMRPEGSDPQLYVNECSNGIFSLLKKDYDTPRRRALAAAARLRKMPGLLDQGKKNLVRPVRLYAELAIGAARSIDGLFNDSLMTLAAGLPGAERKELVAARDAALRAVHGFADHLEQRLPGMVAFTPMGEKNYNELLKRVYLLPLDAGQVAMLGEVELARYRALESLLPDPSLASPDPRRSASIPRDQEAFLRAYEGRQQELIEFLRAKGLLSLPDYLGAFRIRQLPEAFKPTSPGGFMNAPGLYDRDSGGFYFIPTYDPHSSNFYIRAAIEDPRPILGHEGIPGHFLQISIANHLTNEIRREHQDGVFVEGWALYTEEMLMRSGLYPENSAAYGQVLRLSRYRAARIGVDVNLHTGRWTFDQAVRYFMEAGGLDREAAEGEAAGAASDPTQKITYIVGKWQILRLLGRYRDRAEADFRLGRFHDDLLKNGSLPLSIVEWLLLDDSSTLNQALR; translated from the coding sequence ATGCTGGAAGGCGATCTGATCCCCGCCTGGGCTCTGATCTCCCTGCTGGGCCTCCTGCCCGGGACGGCGCTGGCGCGCGAGATTGAGGAGAAAGACTCGCCCAAGCGGCTCCGATCGCTCGCCCACGACTATTTCCTCTGGCGCAACGAGCAGAACCCGGTCGCCACCAGCGATCAAGGGCTCCACCGCTGGGACGATCGCTTGACCGATTTCTCGGGCGCCGCGGTCGCGGCACGCCGCGCGAAGGTCGAGCAGCTCCTCTCCGAGATCCGGGCGATGCCGGCCCAGACCTGGAGCCGCGACGATCGTGTCGATTTCCTGCTCCTGCGCTCCGATCTGGAGCGCGCCTCTTTCTTCGGCCGGGTGATGCGTCCGGAGGGGAGCGACCCCCAGCTCTACGTCAATGAGTGCAGCAACGGGATTTTCTCCCTCCTGAAGAAGGATTACGACACTCCCCGCCGCCGCGCCCTTGCCGCCGCGGCGAGGCTGCGGAAGATGCCCGGGCTTCTCGATCAGGGCAAGAAGAACCTCGTGCGCCCCGTGAGGCTCTATGCCGAGCTGGCGATCGGCGCGGCGCGCTCGATCGACGGCCTGTTCAACGACAGCCTGATGACGCTGGCGGCCGGCCTCCCCGGCGCCGAGAGAAAGGAGCTCGTCGCGGCGCGCGACGCGGCGCTCCGGGCCGTCCACGGCTTCGCGGATCATCTGGAGCAACGCCTTCCCGGGATGGTGGCTTTCACGCCGATGGGAGAGAAGAACTACAACGAGCTGCTCAAGCGCGTCTACCTGCTGCCCCTCGATGCCGGGCAGGTGGCGATGCTCGGCGAGGTGGAGCTGGCGCGCTACCGGGCGCTGGAGTCGCTGCTTCCCGACCCCTCGCTCGCCTCGCCGGATCCACGCCGCAGCGCGAGCATTCCCCGGGATCAAGAGGCCTTCCTGCGGGCCTACGAAGGACGGCAGCAGGAGCTGATCGAGTTCCTCCGCGCCAAGGGCCTGCTGTCGCTGCCCGACTATCTCGGCGCGTTCCGAATCCGCCAGCTGCCGGAAGCCTTCAAGCCCACCAGCCCCGGCGGGTTCATGAACGCCCCGGGACTCTACGATCGGGACAGCGGCGGCTTCTACTTCATTCCCACCTACGATCCCCACAGCTCGAACTTCTACATCCGGGCCGCCATCGAGGATCCGCGGCCCATCCTGGGGCACGAGGGGATCCCGGGGCACTTCCTGCAGATATCGATCGCCAACCACCTGACCAACGAGATCCGCCGGGAGCATCAGGACGGCGTGTTCGTCGAGGGATGGGCGCTGTACACCGAGGAGATGCTGATGCGCTCCGGCCTCTACCCGGAGAATTCCGCCGCCTACGGGCAGGTGCTGCGGCTCTCCCGGTACCGCGCCGCGCGCATCGGCGTGGACGTGAACCTCCACACCGGCCGCTGGACGTTCGACCAGGCGGTCCGCTACTTCATGGAGGCCGGGGGGCTCGATCGGGAGGCGGCCGAAGGCGAGGCCGCCGGCGCCGCCTCCGATCCGACCCAGAAGATCACCTACATCGTCGGGAAGTGGCAGATCCTGCGCTTGCTGGGCCGCTATCGCGATCGTGCCGAGGCCGATTTCCGCCTGGGGAGGTTCCACGACGATCTGCTGAAGAACGGAAGTCTGCCTCTTTCGATCGTGGAGTGGCTGCTGTTGGATGATTCGTCGACCCTCAACCAGGCGCTTCGCTGA